The following proteins are encoded in a genomic region of Pseudochaenichthys georgianus unplaced genomic scaffold, fPseGeo1.2 scaffold_608_arrow_ctg1, whole genome shotgun sequence:
- the LOC117443419 gene encoding transmembrane protein 79, with amino-acid sequence MEPSTLPWPGDRQTGERQTGERQTGEGQTGEGQTGEAVSWTESERQTGEENQLPERAAQVFSPAVTVLRDPEAFWETQSEKSPFLGPQGLQDYNQHGFQYESTEDTPPNKCGGCRDVLKLSVSLGTAALFFPLLVWGGFVFLPFDAPLMDGPPLRVVYTLRCSVFSVLPVVLGWVVLGVTRLRSSVIGPHFDDEAKGAGLPEVSVHRRFVSDSTSLFLIYFLNLSVMSVYLNQDHLKLVPLLTVVFAFGRLVYWVAAAFGSSIRGFGFGLSFLPSIAMTVANMIFLFTVEAGGSVFSLPPAPQEPLTPPAGRQRFWG; translated from the exons ATGGAGCCAAGCACCCTGCCATGGCCtggtgacagacagacaggtgagagacagacaggtgagagacagacaggtgagggacagacaggtgagggacagacaggtgaggcGGTGAGCTggacagagagtgagagacagacaggtgaggagaaCCAGCTGCCGGAGAGAGCAGCTCAGGTGTTCAGTCCTGCAGTCACCGTGCTGAGAGACCCTGAGGCATTCTGGGAAACGCAGTCCGAGAAAAGCCCTTTCCTAGGTCCCCAAGGACTACAGGACTACAACCAACATGGCTTCCAGTACGAGTCGACAGAGGACACGCCCCCTAACAAAT gtGGGGGGTGCAGGGACGTGCTGaagctgtctgtctctctggggACGGCGGCCCTGTTCTTCCCTCTCTTGGTGTGGGGGGGGTTTGTCTTCCTGCCGTTTGACGCCCCCCTGATGGACGGCCCCCCCCTCAGAGTCGTCTACACCCTGAGGTGCTCCGTGTTCAGTGTGCTGCCCGTAGTCCTGG gttgggtggtgctgggTGTCACTCGCCTCAGGTCCTCTGTGATTGGCCCTCACTTtgatgatgaggcaaagggggcggggcttcctGAGGTCTCTGTGCACCGACGCTTCGTCTCTGACTCCACCTCCCTGTTCCTCATCTACTTCCTGAACCTGTCCGTCATGTCAGTGTACCTGAaccaggatcacctgaagctgGTCCCCCTGCTGACCGTGGTCTTTGCCTTCGGGAG GCTGGTGTACTGGGTGGCGGCGGCGTTCGGCAGCAGTATCCGGGGTTTCGGGTTCGGCCTCTCCTTCCTGCCGAGCATCGCCATGACGGTCGCCAACATGATCTTTCTGTTCACGGTGGAGGCGGGGGGGTCGGTGTTCAGCCTCCCACCCGCCCCTCAGGAGCCGCTGACTccacccgccggccggcagcgGTTCTGGGGATGA